From Saccopteryx leptura isolate mSacLep1 chromosome 3, mSacLep1_pri_phased_curated, whole genome shotgun sequence, one genomic window encodes:
- the LOC136398296 gene encoding LOW QUALITY PROTEIN: olfactory receptor 2A12-like (The sequence of the model RefSeq protein was modified relative to this genomic sequence to represent the inferred CDS: substituted 1 base at 1 genomic stop codon), translating to MWMSPAENXTWVSEFILLGFSRDPTSNRILFIVFLLLYLSSVLGNGLIVTLICLDMRLHTPMYFFLCILSLLDTGNVTTTVPQMLVHLLAHSQTISFSGCLLQMYVFSALGLTECILFVVMAYDRYIAICYPLRYTVILNWGLCTRLAAWTWACGFFLSLIHTFFTMQLPYCGPNVINHYFCEGPSVRSLACMDTHLIEIMDLVISVFMVVAPISLILASYVRIAQAILKIKSTKGRCKAFSTCVSHLTVVSFFYAPATYIYIRVNSNYSPERDKQISLFYNVFTALLNPVVYSLRNKDIQGAFLKVMRWNRVTW from the coding sequence ATGTGGATGTCTCCAGCGGAGAACTAAACTTGGGTGTCTGAATTCATCCTGCTTGGCTTCTCCCGTGACCCCACGTCCAACAGGATCCTCTTCATTGTCTTCCTTCTGCTCTACCTGAGCTCAGTCCTGGGCAATGGGCTCATTGTCACCCTGATCTGCCTGGATATGCGTCTTCACActcccatgtacttcttcctctgTATCCTCTCCCTGCTGGACACGGGCAATGTCACCACCACTGTGCCCCAGATGTTGGTGCATCTTCTCGCTCATTCTCAGACCATCTCCTTTTCTGGCTGTTTGCTGCAGATGTATGTGTTTAGTGCCTTGGGCTTGACTGAGTGCATTTTATTTGTAGTCATGGCTTATGACCGATACATAGCCATCTGTTACCCTCTGCGTTATACAGTCATCCTCAACTGGGGCCTGTGCACACGGCTGGCAGCTTGGACCTGGGCCTGtggtttcttcctctctctgattcataCATTCTTCACCATGCAGCTGCCATACTGTGGACCTAACGTGATCAACCACTACTTCTGTGAAGGCCCCTCGGTACGAAGCTTGGCTTGCATGGATACCCACCTCATTGAGATTATGGACCTGGTGATCAGTGTGTTTATGGTTGTTGCCCCaatttccctcattttggccTCCTATGTCCGTATTGCCCAGGCCATTCTCAAGATCAAGTCCACAAAGGGCCGCTGCAAGGCTTTCTCCACCTGTGTCTCCCACCTCACTGTGGTCTCATTCTTCTATGCTCCAGCCACTTATATCTACATACGGGTCAACTCTAACTATTCCCCTGAGCGAGACAAGCAGATCTCTCTCTTTTACAATGTCTTCACTGCCCTGCTGAACCCTGTGGTCTACAGTCTGAGAAACAAGGACATCCAAGGGGCTTTTCTCAAAGTGATGAGGTGGAATAGGGTGACCTGGTGA